The Gadus morhua chromosome 16, gadMor3.0, whole genome shotgun sequence DNA window ttgaatggATGTATTTGCATCACAAATGGGCGGCTCTTTTATAAGCATTCAATTGGCAGGGACACCCAAGAGATGACGTAACACAGCGTGCTTTGCTGTTTTATAGTATTGTAACAAAACTAAACCAACTCATAGCCAAGATAAAATTGTCAGCACCTAATTGAAAACAATGTGATATAAACATAAGCTAATACATTTTTGGAAACAATACCTCCCACCTACATTTTACTTTAATTGAATGCTAGATGTATGAAGCCAGCTTGCAAACAAAGTAAtttgctagctagctagcagaGCTTGGGTCTAGAGAATTGCTACAGTCGAAATAGTAAAAAAATGTCCTAACCCTACTTCAGGCCCTTGCTCTGAGGATGTTTTGCTAGAGCATTACTGACAACGTCTGGATTAATTTGGCCATTCTCTCACTAAATTGCAGTAAATAACCGTGTTCCACACAACAATAAGTCAAACAATCTCTTATTAATTGCCCATTTAATCATTTCATGAATCCAAAAAACTTTTATTAGAAATCTGCCACTCTGATCGCCAATTCCAGTAATGtccgttttttttatgtgtgttaaatttcacTATTGACCATCGGAGCTGCATCGAGGCACTTATGTCCTCGGGGTATATGGTGTCTTATTCCCTTGTACTGTGGCTTTGTGAAAATACATGCAACAACAGTAGCCATGCAGTGTATGAGGAACAGGAGTTGTGATACCCTGATAACGCTGGGCTCACTTCTGGTTCTTCCCTGACTGATCTCCACAATATATTAACCGTTAACTCTCTTAGCTTATTTGTGAAGAGAGTCACAAGATCAATCACCGGTTTCCCCTGGTTCCAAAATTTCTGATTAGGTGGACATGACTAATCTTAGTCACATATCCATACCTTCAACAGACAATACTTAATTTATGGTattcaacaacacaacaagtATACATTACATTGGATAGTTGGCGTAGCCTACTATTGATATTTCCCTCCAGTTGTTACTCTGCTTTACCTACAGCTACTACTGTGACGAAATCATGAGGTCGACTGATGAAgtgtatttttttatcaaacaaGACTCTAATGATACCTTCTCTCATCTCATCAAGTTAAATTACTACTTGATTTGTAACTTTATTTTTCCTTCTCCCCAGTAATTCCCATAATAACGAATTACATGCTTTGAATTTGCATTTTTAAATCCACAGGCAGAATCAAATCCAGTAACCTAACATCTGTAGTTCTTGTTGAACCAGGAGAGCGGGATTAAGACTCACTTATTCGATACTGTTCTCAATGACAACGAAACAACTGACATACACAGACTCCCAAATCCTTCTATTTAGGTTAAAACgtttaatataaaatacatatttatattaggaCAATTATAACAAACATTAAACAGAGTATTTGCCTTTAAacttcttttaaaacatgttatttATCTGTTTAATCCTAATTctaaaaatatgaacaaatcAAAATCAATCAAAAATATCATGCTATATATTCAAGTTAACATTCATATTACAATTAATGAATAATACATTTTGAAAGTTGTTTGCAAATTTGCATGAGCTATAAATACTATGATGAAATGCATCAGACaaattgtatgtgtatgtttatccTGTTGTACCTATGAGAATAAACCATACCAGAAAAGATATTTGTATGTACTTTTACGTTTGCACCCTAGAAGTCAAATTAGAAAAGACCATGAATACGAATCAATCATTTATTGATCActtctaaaataaattaaaatatttcCAGAAACATTAAGAAAGGCTAAGTCACCTTTCATGCATAATCTTCACTTGATATATttaaattgaataaaaaaaagctgCCTTGGAATTGTAACTGGTTCAGTTCATTAATTTTAAGTTAACCTAGCCCTTTTAAGGATTTTAATCATGTTTGTCCGAAGTTCTTTTGTGTTTAACCCATATATAAGTGGATTGACGACTGGGGGAAATACAATTATAGATAAACCGATGGCCCTCCTAATGTGCGGGGACACATGCTCATATCTGTGAGACAGAAAAGCGATGAGAGCGTTGATCTCTAATAATAAGAAAACAATCAGATGTGTTCCACATGTTTGGAATGCTTTTCCTCTCGCACCTGATTGCTTAGTCTTCACACAGGTCACCAAGATCTGGATGTATGTGAATATCACTGATAACAGTGATCCACCTTGGACTAATATGATAATGAATAACCCATAGTAGTTATTTACGCTACTATCTCCACAGACTAGTTTCACTAAAGCGAGATTGCTGCATAATACAGTCACAATATGAGTCATACAAAATTTGAACCGTGTAGATAAACCAAATAAGACTGCCAGCATAAAGATGTTAAATAACCAAACGCCCACGATGATTCTTATCAAAATATTTGACGTCATCAGAGAGTAGTACCTAAGAGGCAAGCATATAGCAATATATCGGTCGTAGGCCATGGCAGTTAAGAATAGTAAGTTCCCTGAACCAAAGATGTGAAGCAACAGAGCCTGGAGGAAACACCCAGGGTAGGAAATAGAGCGGTCATTTGACACTATACTGTGTAACAGCTGAGGGAAAAGAGCAGTGGCTCCCATTATGTCCAGTATAGGCAGGTTTAAAAGCAAGATGAACATAGGCGAATGCAAACTCTTTGTGAAGACAATTGTTGTAAACACTAGTATATTACAAAACAGAATCATTACATATGTAAGGGTCCCAAAAACAAAAGCAGGGTAAATGAAGCCAGGCGGTATATCTAATGAGTCCATCGTCAGCTCCATTGTCCAGTGACCAGgggtttcatttattttcatgatTGTTTTAGTTGTCAAAGTATTGCTTTTTCCTGAAAAATGTTTcctttgataaaaaataaagcatcTCAGTCAATACTTCAAGGAGTTCGATATTCATTGATAACCTCTTGGTATCTTACCTGTTACACTGGATAGTACTTCTGTCATCAACTGTAATTGATACCATGCATGTTCAGTACATTTATGTTCTGCCCATGCAGTGCTCCAGGAAAGTTATTTTATAATCATGTAAGAACCAGGGAGACCCAAGAGAGAAATACAATTCAACAGACAGGGTGGTTGAACTGAAGTCAGATGAAACTGTTGTGAAACTGAATTGGCAGATGGTCAGATGGGTTCAATTCCCATCAGAGAGGTTCTGGGTTTCATCCCTAATGTCCGCAGCCTACCTGTAGACATCCTTCTGTAAGATGGTGAACCCCTGCCTGGCCctatgacatgtatctgaattcactgtaagtggatttggatgaaagcatctgttAAATTACTCAATTGTAAATATATGGATGAAAACATAGCTTGTTGAAATAGGACAGATTTCTTTCAGATTAGGCTTTTTTTAAAGATTGTCCATCGGAAATATTTCGCACTATAAGATCACTG harbors:
- the LOC115561093 gene encoding olfactory receptor 52A5-like, coding for MKINETPGHWTMELTMDSLDIPPGFIYPAFVFGTLTYVMILFCNILVFTTIVFTKSLHSPMFILLLNLPILDIMGATALFPQLLHSIVSNDRSISYPGCFLQALLLHIFGSGNLLFLTAMAYDRYIAICLPLRYYSLMTSNILIRIIVGVWLFNIFMLAVLFGLSTRFKFCMTHIVTVLCSNLALVKLVCGDSSVNNYYGLFIIILVQGGSLLSVIFTYIQILVTCVKTKQSGARGKAFQTCGTHLIVFLLLEINALIAFLSHRYEHVSPHIRRAIGLSIIVFPPVVNPLIYGLNTKELRTNMIKILKRARLT